Proteins from one Neodiprion fabricii isolate iyNeoFabr1 chromosome 5, iyNeoFabr1.1, whole genome shotgun sequence genomic window:
- the LOC124183798 gene encoding uncharacterized protein LOC124183798 yields MSGHRRALLMIITLLSGCLILADGYLDIEVWASPGEPAALTCGLLGSFTNFGWRKVAGQPTSEENLRKLTKTWRFNETYSRMGLYFTNVSEEDDGSYECWAKDHTNLTKRSERKFVVHPVVSLEQISVAALDASRIGVTWSFLGFLGSQYEKFGIEIQKNGSLEWHLVYARTTPTFDRVFVATACNPDTAYWFKFTLIFKANIGIHVFSRWTKTSKKGISIADSVLS; encoded by the exons ATGTCGGGGCATCGTCGAGCCCTGCTGATGATAATAACATTACTATCTGGTTGTCTCATTTTGGCTGACGGTTATTTAGATATCGAAG TTTGGGCGAGTCCAGGGGAGCCAGCAGCTCTAACATGCGGCCTGCTGGGATCTTTCACTAACTTTGGGTGGCGAAAAGTCGCCGGGCAGCCGACAAGCGAAGAGAACTTAAGGAAACTCACCAAAACTTGGCGCTTCAACGAGACGTATTCAAGAATGGGTCTATATTTTACAAACGTCTCGGAAGAAGACGACGGATCTTACGAATGCTGGGCAAAAGATCACACAAACTTGACTAAACGCAGTGAGCGTAAATTTGTTGTCCATCCCGTGGTATCATTAGAGCAGATTTCTGTCGCTGCTTTGGATGCAAGTAGGATTGGTGTCACATGGAGTTTCTTAGGCTTTCTAGGCAGTCAATATGAGAAGTTTGGCATAGAAATCCAGAAAAACGGTTCACTTGAATGGCATCTAGTGTATGCAAGAACGACTCCCACCTTCGATCGTGTCTTTGTTGCAACAGCGTGTAATCCAGACACAGCCTACTGGTTTAAATTTACTCTGATATTCAAAGCAAACATTGGGATACATGTCTTTTCGAGGTGGACAAAGACTTCTAAGAAAGGTATAAGTATAGCAGATTCTGTGTTATCGTAA